A genomic segment from Halobacteriovorax sp. DA5 encodes:
- a CDS encoding glutathione S-transferase family protein, which produces MGRLVDGKWVKSSVITSDESGAYDRVPRSFRDTISSNHSKYQPESGRYHLYVSYACPWAHRTLIYRKLKSLESHISVSVVSPDMLEMGWTFDQSIAGATGDDLYGLNYLQEIYLKADPKVSTTVTVPILWDKKTQTIVNNESSEIIRIFNSEFNELTGNHEDFYPEDLADKIDELNEFIYSNINNGVYRSGFAKTQEAYESAVTKLFTSLDRVEEILEGQKYLLGDRLTEADLRLVPTLLRFDCVYVTHFKCNLKRIKDYKNLSRYVRDLYSIEGIKETTNIEHIKRHYFYSHDDLNPYRIVALGPSEIF; this is translated from the coding sequence ATGGGACGTTTAGTCGATGGAAAATGGGTCAAGTCTTCGGTCATCACAAGTGACGAAAGTGGGGCATATGATCGCGTACCACGCTCGTTTAGAGACACAATAAGTAGCAATCACTCAAAGTATCAACCTGAAAGTGGGCGCTATCACTTATATGTTAGCTATGCTTGTCCTTGGGCCCATCGTACTCTTATCTATCGCAAGTTAAAATCACTTGAGTCTCATATTAGTGTAAGTGTCGTTTCTCCTGATATGTTAGAGATGGGATGGACTTTTGATCAGTCAATTGCTGGTGCAACAGGGGATGATCTATACGGCTTAAACTATCTTCAAGAAATTTACTTAAAAGCGGATCCTAAGGTAAGCACAACTGTGACAGTACCAATTCTATGGGACAAGAAAACACAAACGATTGTTAATAATGAGTCATCAGAAATTATTAGAATTTTTAATTCTGAGTTTAATGAACTTACTGGTAATCATGAAGATTTTTATCCTGAAGATTTAGCAGATAAAATTGATGAGTTAAATGAATTTATATATAGCAATATCAACAATGGTGTCTACCGTAGTGGCTTTGCAAAAACTCAAGAAGCTTATGAATCAGCTGTGACGAAGTTATTTACATCTCTTGATCGAGTCGAAGAAATACTTGAAGGCCAAAAATACTTACTAGGTGACAGGTTAACAGAAGCTGACCTTAGGTTAGTGCCAACTCTTTTGCGCTTTGATTGTGTTTACGTAACTCATTTCAAGTGCAACCTAAAGAGAATCAAAGATTATAAGAATCTTTCTCGCTATGTGAGAGACCTTTATTCAATCGAAGGTATTAAAGAGACTACTAATATTGAACATATCAAAAGACACTACTTCTATAGCCACGATGATTTAAATCCATATCGTATTGTCGCTTTAGGGCCGAGTGAAATTTTTTAA
- a CDS encoding pirin family protein produces MKQKAIKYILNPPQKHWVGNGFHVHTMFHPGFDIYYYTTPFLMMDFAAPKKFSPTQTKRGVGEHPHRGFETVTFAFEGEIEHRDSAGGGGIIGSGDVQWMTAASGVVHEEFHSQKFAREGGLFEMVQMWVNLPKKDKMTAPRYQGVKGEKFPVINPSEGVELKLVSGKYADKVGPCQTFTPINLIQTKMQKDSNFLLSLDDKTNLLVLIRKGSVAINGNQVNEHQLVIFERDGQEVELSSNVGAELLILNGEPIDEPVFSHGPFVMNTREEIIQAFEDYQSGKMGHLS; encoded by the coding sequence ATGAAACAAAAAGCTATTAAATATATTTTAAATCCTCCGCAAAAACATTGGGTAGGAAATGGATTTCATGTTCACACAATGTTTCACCCAGGTTTTGATATTTACTATTACACAACTCCATTTTTAATGATGGACTTTGCTGCTCCTAAAAAGTTTTCACCAACGCAAACAAAAAGAGGAGTGGGTGAGCACCCGCACCGCGGTTTTGAAACTGTAACTTTTGCCTTTGAAGGTGAAATTGAACATCGCGACTCTGCTGGTGGCGGCGGTATCATTGGCAGTGGAGATGTCCAGTGGATGACTGCTGCAAGTGGTGTTGTACATGAAGAATTTCATTCTCAAAAATTTGCAAGGGAAGGTGGACTATTTGAGATGGTTCAAATGTGGGTAAATCTTCCTAAGAAAGATAAGATGACAGCTCCACGCTATCAGGGGGTAAAGGGGGAGAAGTTCCCTGTAATCAATCCTAGTGAAGGTGTTGAGTTAAAATTAGTTTCAGGAAAATATGCGGATAAAGTAGGGCCTTGTCAGACCTTCACACCAATAAATCTTATTCAAACGAAAATGCAAAAAGATTCTAACTTCCTACTTTCATTAGATGATAAAACAAACTTACTTGTTCTTATTCGAAAAGGAAGTGTTGCAATAAATGGTAATCAAGTTAACGAACACCAATTAGTGATCTTTGAAAGAGATGGCCAAGAGGTTGAGTTATCAAGTAATGTAGGCGCAGAGCTATTGATCTTAAATGGTGAGCCTATTGATGAGCCTGTCTTTTCACATGGCCCTTTTGTCATGAATACAAGAGAAGAGATCATTCAAGCTTTTGAAGATTATCAATCAGGAAAAATGGGACATTTAAGCTAG
- the rlmN gene encoding 23S rRNA (adenine(2503)-C(2))-methyltransferase RlmN, whose protein sequence is MKQSFYQLTFNELQQLLEQNGLNVSAANLLYNWYYKRKNHYSNSITDIAKSTLSFIDTNFNFILPRPVKVQQADDKTVKFLFELSDGSKVESVLIPFNKKYSICLSSQVGCAMKCSFCFTGTQGLKRNLSASEIIGQFLAAWHWLRDHRPGEERILNIVFMGQGEPLHNFDEVKKACDIFTSQYGTSIGHQKITISTSGYIPGLKRWKDEIPGVNLALSLHSPFDEIRDELIPINRKYPLKEVLDYIDGIPLRYKQFVTYEYLIIKDLNDGNEDAKALGELLRDRRALINLIPFNEFPGTKYKRPELQSVQDFKLILEEFKIPTMVRTTKGDDVLAACGQLNTK, encoded by the coding sequence GTGAAGCAGTCATTTTATCAACTTACATTCAATGAGTTACAGCAGTTACTAGAGCAAAATGGGCTCAATGTATCGGCCGCTAATCTACTTTATAATTGGTATTATAAAAGAAAAAATCATTACAGCAATTCAATCACTGATATTGCTAAGAGTACGTTGTCTTTTATTGATACTAATTTTAACTTTATTTTACCTCGTCCTGTAAAAGTTCAGCAGGCAGACGATAAAACGGTAAAATTTCTTTTTGAATTATCAGATGGTTCTAAAGTAGAAAGTGTTTTAATTCCTTTTAATAAGAAGTATTCAATTTGCCTCTCTTCTCAAGTTGGTTGTGCCATGAAGTGTTCTTTTTGTTTCACTGGTACGCAAGGGCTAAAAAGAAATCTTTCAGCTAGTGAGATTATTGGTCAATTTCTAGCTGCCTGGCATTGGCTAAGAGATCATCGCCCAGGTGAAGAGAGAATTCTTAATATCGTTTTTATGGGACAAGGCGAGCCATTACATAATTTTGATGAAGTAAAGAAGGCCTGTGATATTTTTACTTCTCAATATGGAACTTCGATTGGCCATCAAAAGATAACGATCTCGACAAGTGGCTATATCCCAGGACTAAAAAGATGGAAAGATGAGATACCTGGAGTTAATTTAGCACTTTCCCTACATTCACCATTTGATGAAATACGTGACGAGCTAATTCCAATTAATAGAAAGTATCCTCTTAAAGAAGTTCTTGATTACATTGATGGTATACCTCTTCGTTATAAGCAATTTGTTACATATGAGTATTTGATAATTAAAGATTTAAACGATGGAAATGAAGATGCGAAGGCCTTAGGTGAGCTTCTTAGAGATCGACGTGCTTTAATAAATCTCATTCCTTTCAATGAATTCCCTGGCACAAAATATAAGAGGCCAGAGCTTCAAAGTGTTCAGGATTTCAAATTAATCCTGGAAGAATTCAAAATCCCGACGATGGTTCGTACCACTAAAGGTGATGATGTCCTTGCGGCCTGTGGCCAGCTAAATACTAAATGA